From the Actinomycetes bacterium genome, one window contains:
- the dnaJ gene encoding molecular chaperone DnaJ, protein MADFYEILEVSQDASAEEIKRSYRRLARESHPDANPGDADAEHRFKELAAAYEVLSDPEKRERYDRFGDAEGFDFGDPFGQGEGLGDLFDAFFGAGSPFTGGGRQRDRASSNRGPDLEVTANLGFTEALFGTATDVSVRTAVLCEDCDSTGAAPGTTPDTCSECSGTGEVRAVRNTVLGQIVSASPCRRCGGSGQVIPEPCSTCKGEGRIVTDKTFTVDVPAGVDDGSTLRLTGRGAVGARGGASGDLYVRLRVERDEHFERQGDDLVFRLTLPITQAALGAAITIDTPDGPEHMEIPAGTQTGRLFRARGKGVPRLNGRGRGDLVVVAEVEIPAKLDEESERLLRELAEHRGDDVAPPSDGLMSRIKSAFS, encoded by the coding sequence GTGGCTGATTTCTACGAGATCCTCGAGGTGTCCCAGGACGCCTCGGCCGAGGAGATCAAGAGGTCCTACCGTCGCCTTGCGCGCGAGTCTCACCCAGACGCCAACCCGGGCGATGCCGACGCCGAGCATCGATTCAAGGAGCTCGCCGCCGCGTACGAGGTGCTCTCGGACCCCGAGAAGCGCGAGCGCTATGACCGATTCGGTGACGCCGAGGGCTTCGACTTCGGTGACCCGTTCGGCCAGGGCGAAGGCCTCGGCGACCTGTTCGATGCGTTCTTCGGCGCCGGCAGTCCCTTCACCGGTGGTGGTCGCCAGCGCGACCGCGCAAGCTCCAACCGCGGTCCCGACCTGGAGGTGACGGCCAACCTCGGGTTCACCGAGGCCCTCTTCGGAACCGCCACCGATGTGAGCGTTCGCACTGCGGTGCTCTGCGAGGACTGCGACTCCACAGGCGCGGCACCCGGCACGACCCCTGACACCTGCAGCGAGTGCAGCGGCACCGGAGAGGTGCGCGCGGTGCGCAACACGGTGCTCGGCCAGATCGTGTCCGCCAGCCCCTGTAGGCGCTGTGGTGGCTCCGGCCAGGTGATCCCCGAGCCGTGCTCGACCTGCAAGGGCGAGGGGCGCATAGTCACCGACAAGACTTTCACCGTCGACGTGCCTGCCGGAGTCGACGACGGCTCCACACTGAGGCTCACCGGCCGTGGCGCTGTTGGCGCCCGTGGCGGGGCGTCAGGCGACCTCTACGTGCGCCTTCGGGTCGAGCGCGACGAACACTTCGAGCGCCAGGGCGACGACCTCGTGTTCCGCCTCACGTTGCCGATCACCCAGGCGGCTCTCGGTGCGGCTATCACGATCGATACGCCCGACGGGCCCGAGCACATGGAGATCCCGGCCGGCACGCAGACCGGTCGGCTGTTCCGTGCGAGGGGCAAGGGTGTGCCCCGACTCAACGGGCGCGGCCGGGGCGACCTGGTGGTCGTGGCCGAGGTGGAGATCCCGGCCAAGCTCGACGAGGAATCCGAGAGGCTGCTGCGCGAGCTGGCGGAGCACCGCGGCGACGATGTCGCACCACCGTCCGACGGCCTGATGTCGCGGATCAAGTCCGCGTTCTCCTGA
- a CDS encoding 16S rRNA (uracil(1498)-N(3))-methyltransferase, translating into MGADGSPAAHSHSWRQSAAQVFVEDLHAPELDDDDAHHLGRVLRLADGDEICAADGAGGWRMCRLVGGALEPMSDAYAEARLDPQLTVGFAPPKRDRPEWAVQKLTELGVDRIVLLRTQRSVVKWSGDRAAKQVAKLGRTALEACRQSRRLWLPEVVTADFTQVAGVLADAGGRALTVADTTVLVGPEGGWTDGEREGRDLIGLSDNVLRTETAAVATAARLTALRLGL; encoded by the coding sequence GTGGGCGCCGACGGTTCACCCGCGGCACACTCGCATTCGTGGCGGCAGTCCGCTGCGCAGGTCTTCGTGGAGGACCTGCACGCCCCGGAGTTGGATGACGATGACGCGCACCACCTCGGGCGTGTGCTGCGCCTCGCCGACGGCGACGAGATCTGCGCAGCCGACGGCGCCGGCGGCTGGAGAATGTGCCGGCTGGTCGGCGGTGCCCTCGAGCCGATGTCAGATGCGTATGCGGAGGCGAGGCTCGATCCACAGCTAACGGTCGGCTTCGCCCCTCCGAAGCGCGATCGTCCGGAGTGGGCCGTGCAGAAGCTGACGGAACTCGGAGTCGACCGGATCGTGCTGCTGCGCACCCAGCGCTCGGTTGTCAAGTGGTCGGGGGACCGGGCCGCGAAGCAGGTGGCGAAGCTGGGGCGTACCGCACTCGAGGCGTGCCGTCAGTCGCGGCGGCTCTGGTTGCCAGAAGTGGTTACTGCGGACTTCACGCAGGTCGCAGGTGTGCTCGCGGACGCCGGTGGCCGGGCGCTGACAGTTGCTGACACGACCGTCCTGGTCGGCCCGGAGGGTGGTTGGACTGACGGCGAGCGTGAGGGGCGGGATCTGATCGGGCTGTCGGACAACGTGCTGCGCACCGAAACCGCGGCGGTCGCAACAGCGGCCCGACTGACCGCTCTCAGGCTTGGTCTGTGA
- a CDS encoding transcriptional regulator: MADDSLDEEIQDGYGKAVGERLRRIRRQKHLSLQEVEASSDQEFKASVLGAYERGERAISVPRLQRLAIFYKVPVDQLLPTLEQEAETAAELDRLGAKIDLTRLEHLNGNESEMLARYLRMIQVQRQDFNGRVLTIRRDDMRAIACILGVGYDAADRRLTELGLRMG; this comes from the coding sequence ATGGCAGACGACTCGCTGGACGAAGAGATCCAGGACGGTTACGGCAAGGCAGTTGGAGAGCGGTTGCGGCGTATTCGCCGCCAGAAGCACCTGTCCCTGCAGGAGGTCGAAGCGTCCTCCGACCAGGAATTCAAGGCATCCGTGTTGGGCGCCTACGAACGCGGTGAGCGAGCCATCTCGGTGCCGAGGCTCCAGAGGCTGGCGATCTTCTACAAGGTGCCCGTCGACCAGCTGCTGCCCACCCTGGAACAGGAAGCGGAGACCGCAGCAGAGCTCGACCGACTCGGTGCGAAGATCGATCTCACCCGCCTCGAGCACCTCAACGGCAACGAGTCCGAGATGCTCGCCCGGTATCTGCGCATGATCCAGGTGCAGCGCCAGGACTTCAACGGCCGTGTGCTGACCATCCGACGTGACGACATGCGGGCGATCGCCTGCATTCTCGGAGTCGGATACGACGCTGCTGACCGCAGGCTGACCGAGCTCGGCCTGCGCATGGGCTGA
- a CDS encoding helix-turn-helix domain-containing protein, with product MNWLNTAKAAERLGVTPRTLYRFIDDGQLPAYRFGRVIRLKETEVDEFIERCRIAPGTLDITTPAEPAADLREGANTPTADR from the coding sequence ATCAATTGGTTGAACACGGCAAAGGCGGCAGAGAGGCTCGGGGTCACCCCGCGCACGCTCTACAGATTCATCGATGATGGACAGCTGCCCGCGTACCGATTCGGGCGGGTCATCCGCCTCAAGGAGACCGAGGTCGATGAATTCATCGAGCGATGCCGGATCGCACCGGGAACGCTCGACATCACCACGCCCGCCGAACCAGCCGCAGACCTGCGCGAAGGCGCGAATACGCCTACAGCTGACCGCTGA
- a CDS encoding PhoH family protein, whose amino-acid sequence MSERVRVHVPGNHLMGDLLGTRDELLDVIEAAFESTSITVRGNDVTIDGAESATVGRLFGELVSLLEAGQSLSPSVLDRTIDMIRADESPTAVLTTEVMRTSRGASVRPKTSGQKRYLEAIEDHTVTFGIGPAGTGKSWLAVAMAVRALQAREVERIVLTRPAVEAGERLGFLPGDMMAKVDPYLRPLYDALHDMVGAENAQKHLEGGTVEVAPLAFMRGRTLNGSFIILDEAQNTTPEQMKMFLTRIGFGSKAVVTGDATQVDVPGGRSGIERLEGILGEIDGVGFVHLGARDVVRHRIVQDIVDAYAKADSQASGS is encoded by the coding sequence ATGAGTGAACGGGTGCGTGTGCACGTGCCGGGCAATCACCTGATGGGTGATCTCCTCGGCACCCGCGACGAACTACTTGATGTGATTGAGGCGGCCTTCGAGTCGACCTCCATAACGGTGCGCGGAAACGATGTCACCATCGACGGTGCCGAGTCGGCGACCGTCGGCCGATTGTTCGGCGAGCTGGTGTCGCTTCTGGAGGCCGGCCAGTCGCTGTCTCCCAGCGTGCTTGACCGCACGATCGACATGATACGCGCCGATGAGAGCCCCACGGCCGTGCTCACCACCGAGGTGATGCGCACTTCCAGGGGTGCGAGCGTGCGCCCGAAGACGAGCGGCCAGAAGCGATACCTCGAAGCGATCGAAGACCACACCGTGACGTTCGGGATCGGCCCCGCCGGCACCGGCAAGTCGTGGCTGGCCGTGGCGATGGCCGTGAGGGCCCTGCAGGCCCGCGAAGTCGAGCGGATCGTGCTTACCCGCCCCGCGGTCGAGGCGGGCGAGCGGCTCGGATTCCTGCCCGGCGACATGATGGCCAAGGTCGACCCGTACCTGCGGCCGCTCTACGACGCCCTGCATGACATGGTCGGAGCGGAAAACGCCCAGAAGCACCTCGAGGGGGGGACCGTCGAGGTCGCGCCGCTGGCCTTCATGCGAGGCCGCACGCTCAATGGCAGCTTCATAATCCTCGACGAGGCGCAGAACACCACGCCTGAGCAGATGAAGATGTTCCTCACCCGCATCGGCTTCGGCTCGAAGGCGGTGGTCACGGGCGACGCCACCCAGGTCGACGTGCCGGGCGGCCGCTCGGGAATCGAGCGCCTCGAAGGGATCCTCGGTGAGATCGATGGGGTTGGCTTCGTGCACCTCGGCGCGCGCGACGTGGTGCGCCACCGGATCGTGCAGGACATCGTGGACGCCTATGCGAAGGCCGACTCGCAAGCGTCCGGATCGTGA
- the ybeY gene encoding rRNA maturation RNase YbeY: MTRPSVEWEDRSSHDLIAVPPPGELADLMASVLEAEGASGSASAGLHLVDEAEITELNETHLGGEGATDVLSFSIDGVDPAAAAADGDEVTQLVGDVLVCPAVAARQAPSHAGSMADECRLLVVHGSLHLAGWDHGDPRERDGMWNRERELMERFGVTPALDPWIQS, encoded by the coding sequence GTGACGCGGCCAAGTGTCGAGTGGGAGGACCGTTCCTCCCATGACCTTATCGCCGTGCCTCCGCCGGGCGAGTTGGCCGACCTGATGGCATCCGTGCTGGAAGCCGAGGGAGCCTCTGGGTCGGCGAGCGCGGGGCTGCACCTGGTCGACGAGGCCGAGATCACCGAGCTCAACGAAACCCACCTCGGCGGAGAAGGCGCGACCGACGTGCTCAGCTTCTCGATCGATGGCGTCGATCCGGCCGCTGCAGCGGCTGACGGCGACGAAGTCACCCAGTTGGTCGGTGATGTGTTGGTGTGCCCCGCGGTTGCGGCACGTCAGGCGCCGTCTCATGCGGGAAGCATGGCCGACGAATGCCGGCTGCTTGTGGTTCACGGGTCGCTCCACCTGGCGGGCTGGGACCACGGCGACCCCCGCGAGCGTGACGGCATGTGGAATCGCGAGCGGGAACTCATGGAGCGCTTCGGAGTCACTCCGGCGCTGGACCCCTGGATTCAGTCGTGA
- a CDS encoding HlyC/CorC family transporter translates to MNTGDVWLLVVTIVLVLVAAVLAVAETAITRMSRARAAALVDQGRKGAERLERIVDNLERDLNAVYLTVNVVQVVQSALVGLLAGRLFGALGVAIGILLNVVVLFTVAEAAPKTWALQHPNRAALLTAPLVEWIGVIMRWPARALIGVANVILPGKGLRRGPFVTEEEILALAEEAAEAAVIEESERELIESIIDFGDTIVREVMIPRPDMVAIERHATVTEAVDLSIKRGFTRLPVVGEGVDDVVGVINVKEVVAAERAGRGGDHVAEVTHDAHFVPETKRVAELLAEMQADSVHIAIVVDEYGGTAGLVTLEDLLEELVGEITDEFDVDADPVQHLSDHEVLVNASLNVGHLNEELDLELPEEGWDSVGGLVFGTLGRVPEPGDAVEFDGVRVVVQRVDGRRIRRVRMYLPRQQAS, encoded by the coding sequence GTGAACACCGGCGACGTGTGGCTGCTTGTAGTCACCATCGTGCTCGTGCTCGTGGCCGCGGTGCTGGCTGTTGCAGAGACCGCTATCACCAGGATGAGCAGAGCCCGCGCAGCAGCACTGGTCGATCAGGGTCGCAAGGGTGCCGAGCGTCTGGAGCGCATCGTCGACAACCTCGAGCGCGACCTCAATGCGGTCTACCTCACTGTCAACGTGGTGCAGGTCGTGCAGTCGGCCCTCGTCGGTCTGCTGGCGGGCCGCCTTTTCGGCGCGCTCGGCGTGGCGATCGGCATCCTGCTCAACGTCGTGGTGCTTTTCACAGTCGCTGAGGCCGCACCCAAGACCTGGGCACTCCAGCACCCCAACCGGGCGGCCCTGTTGACCGCACCCCTGGTTGAGTGGATCGGCGTCATCATGCGCTGGCCCGCCCGTGCGCTCATCGGCGTGGCCAACGTGATCCTCCCCGGCAAGGGCTTGCGTCGCGGGCCGTTCGTCACCGAGGAGGAGATCCTGGCTCTCGCGGAGGAAGCGGCCGAGGCTGCCGTGATCGAGGAATCCGAGCGTGAACTGATCGAGTCGATCATCGACTTCGGAGACACGATTGTGCGCGAGGTGATGATTCCGCGTCCGGACATGGTGGCAATAGAGCGCCACGCCACGGTGACCGAAGCGGTGGATCTCTCGATCAAGCGCGGGTTCACGCGCCTGCCTGTGGTGGGTGAAGGCGTCGATGACGTGGTCGGCGTGATCAACGTGAAGGAAGTGGTGGCTGCCGAGCGGGCCGGGCGCGGTGGAGACCATGTCGCCGAAGTGACCCACGACGCCCACTTCGTGCCCGAAACCAAGCGAGTCGCCGAGCTGTTGGCGGAGATGCAGGCTGACTCGGTTCACATCGCGATCGTGGTCGACGAGTACGGCGGCACCGCAGGGCTGGTCACCCTTGAGGACCTGCTCGAGGAACTCGTGGGTGAGATCACTGACGAGTTCGACGTGGATGCCGACCCGGTACAGCACCTGTCCGATCACGAGGTGCTGGTGAACGCCTCGCTCAACGTGGGGCACCTCAACGAGGAGCTCGACCTCGAGCTTCCCGAGGAAGGTTGGGACTCGGTCGGCGGACTGGTGTTCGGCACGCTCGGACGGGTTCCCGAGCCGGGCGACGCGGTCGAGTTCGACGGCGTGCGCGTGGTGGTGCAGCGCGTGGACGGCCGGCGGATCCGACGGGTACGGATGTACCTGCCCCGACAGCAGGCCTCGTGA
- a CDS encoding GTPase Era, translating into MMAEAGLTQSQDETPEGFRSGFVALVGRPNVGKSTLLNQILGEKVSITSNKPQTTRNQIRGILDRDDSQVVFIDTPGIHKPRTLMGERLNQTAGDAAGGVDVVCLLVDAVKGLGKGDQFLAERVGPDAVLVLNKCDRAGRDRIAQQLTIASGTEFSEYFPISARTGDGVDALVEYLVSRLPEGPRWYESGSVSDTTDEFHVAELVREQLLAVTRQELPHSIATRVTEWEWPLIRVEILVERESQKGMVIGKKGAVLKEVGTRVRKQLPEGAYVELQVKVDKDWQRSPRSLDRLGY; encoded by the coding sequence ATGATGGCCGAGGCTGGCCTCACCCAGTCACAGGACGAGACGCCCGAAGGTTTCAGGTCGGGTTTCGTGGCTCTGGTGGGGCGCCCCAATGTGGGCAAGTCCACCTTGCTCAACCAGATCCTCGGCGAGAAGGTCTCGATCACGTCCAACAAGCCCCAGACCACCCGCAACCAGATCCGCGGGATCCTCGATCGCGACGACTCCCAGGTGGTGTTCATCGACACCCCCGGAATCCACAAGCCCCGCACATTGATGGGTGAGCGCCTCAACCAGACGGCCGGTGATGCCGCCGGCGGTGTCGACGTGGTCTGCCTGTTGGTCGACGCGGTGAAAGGACTCGGAAAGGGTGACCAGTTCCTCGCCGAGCGGGTCGGCCCCGATGCGGTGCTCGTGCTCAACAAGTGCGACCGCGCAGGCCGTGACCGCATCGCACAGCAGCTGACCATTGCATCGGGTACCGAGTTCAGTGAGTACTTCCCGATCTCGGCGCGGACCGGCGATGGTGTCGATGCCTTGGTGGAATACCTCGTATCACGGCTCCCCGAGGGTCCACGCTGGTACGAGTCTGGCTCGGTCAGCGACACGACAGACGAGTTCCATGTGGCCGAGCTGGTGCGGGAGCAGCTGTTGGCGGTGACGCGTCAGGAGCTTCCACATTCGATAGCCACCCGGGTGACGGAGTGGGAATGGCCACTAATACGGGTGGAGATCCTCGTGGAGCGCGAGTCCCAGAAGGGCATGGTGATCGGCAAGAAGGGCGCGGTGCTCAAGGAGGTGGGCACCCGGGTGCGCAAGCAGCTGCCCGAGGGTGCCTATGTGGAGCTGCAGGTGAAGGTTGACAAGGACTGGCAGCGCAGCCCCCGCTCCCTGGACCGCCTCGGTTACTGA
- the uppS gene encoding di-trans,poly-cis-decaprenylcistransferase yields MDGNGRWAQRRGLPRTDGHAAGEEALFDTLWGAMHAGIKWMTVYAFSTENWKRPADEVRYLMGFNERLLMEHRDELHEEGVKVQFIGRRDWRVPKRVLRHITETEEMTKRNKRMTLSMAFNYGGRAELVDAVNALVAEGVKPGKVTEKKIREHLYDPKMPDPELMIRTSGEYRISNYLLWQIAYSELVFTEVLWPDFRREHLYDAIAEYQNRDRRFGGIKSG; encoded by the coding sequence ATGGACGGCAACGGCCGCTGGGCCCAGCGCAGGGGCCTGCCCCGCACCGATGGTCACGCAGCAGGCGAAGAGGCGCTGTTCGACACGCTGTGGGGAGCGATGCACGCCGGCATCAAGTGGATGACGGTGTACGCGTTCTCCACGGAGAACTGGAAGCGCCCGGCTGACGAGGTGCGCTACCTGATGGGCTTCAACGAGCGCCTGCTCATGGAGCACCGCGACGAACTGCACGAAGAGGGAGTCAAGGTGCAGTTCATAGGCCGTCGTGACTGGCGGGTTCCGAAGCGCGTGCTTCGCCACATCACCGAAACCGAGGAGATGACGAAGCGCAACAAGCGCATGACCCTCTCCATGGCGTTCAACTACGGCGGCCGCGCCGAACTGGTCGATGCTGTCAACGCGCTCGTCGCAGAGGGTGTGAAGCCGGGCAAGGTGACCGAGAAGAAGATCCGCGAGCATCTCTATGACCCCAAGATGCCCGATCCGGAGTTGATGATCCGCACGTCGGGTGAGTACCGGATCTCCAACTATCTGCTGTGGCAGATCGCGTATTCGGAGCTGGTGTTCACCGAAGTGCTGTGGCCCGATTTCCGCCGCGAGCACCTCTACGACGCCATCGCCGAGTACCAGAACCGCGACCGCCGCTTCGGCGGCATCAAGTCGGGCTGA
- the recO gene encoding DNA repair protein RecO has product MALYRDTAVVLRTYKFGEADRVVVLLGRSTGKVRAVAKGVRRTGSKFGSRLEPGSVINVQLYEGRGDLDGVAQAETAEAHPRTRSDLSRMGHAAALLEAIDQLAQEREPSHRLHDMLVGGLGVIEESNPPAVVAAFYLKLLDAEGVAPDPDRCVVCGEPSDRLFCAPEAAGLRCSACGGGRVISDETLAVVRAVLGGGLNAVLDLPEGAAVHDVETLASALLETHIERRLRAIRVIHES; this is encoded by the coding sequence ATGGCGCTGTACCGGGACACCGCCGTGGTGCTGCGAACCTACAAGTTCGGCGAGGCCGACCGCGTTGTGGTGCTGCTGGGTCGCAGCACCGGGAAGGTGCGTGCGGTCGCCAAGGGTGTGAGGCGCACGGGATCCAAGTTCGGATCGCGCCTGGAGCCTGGTTCGGTGATCAATGTGCAGCTCTACGAGGGCCGCGGGGATCTGGACGGAGTGGCTCAGGCAGAAACAGCAGAGGCGCACCCACGCACCCGCTCGGACCTGTCGCGCATGGGCCATGCGGCAGCGTTGCTGGAGGCCATAGACCAGCTTGCGCAGGAACGCGAGCCCAGCCACCGCCTGCACGACATGCTCGTGGGCGGACTCGGCGTGATCGAGGAGTCGAATCCGCCTGCAGTTGTGGCGGCGTTCTATCTGAAGCTGCTCGACGCGGAGGGCGTGGCGCCCGACCCGGACCGCTGTGTGGTGTGCGGAGAGCCGTCTGACCGGCTGTTCTGCGCACCGGAGGCCGCCGGGCTTCGTTGCTCGGCCTGCGGTGGTGGTCGGGTGATCTCGGACGAGACCCTCGCCGTGGTTCGTGCCGTTCTCGGTGGTGGACTCAACGCAGTGCTGGACCTGCCCGAGGGCGCGGCAGTGCACGATGTGGAGACCCTGGCTTCGGCACTGCTCGAGACGCACATCGAGCGGCGTCTCCGCGCAATCCGGGTGATCCACGAGAGCTGA
- a CDS encoding RDD family protein, with the protein MTDPNLIPNTGPRLAEPWKRIVALLLDGLGLGLVVGLPVALMVDSSTMSLNSSRASADFGSSLLGALITSVVYFLYYALMIGNFGKTVAGMILGIQVIGTDGSPATIEQGFRRSAWTLLGIVPVAGGLAQIGLVIWGLVNLFNDPLRQTPWDKFGATMVVDG; encoded by the coding sequence GTGACCGACCCGAACCTGATCCCGAATACAGGCCCGCGACTGGCCGAACCCTGGAAACGCATCGTCGCCCTGCTGCTGGATGGACTCGGGCTCGGACTGGTGGTCGGGCTGCCGGTGGCCCTCATGGTCGACAGCAGCACGATGAGCCTCAACTCGAGCCGCGCATCAGCGGACTTCGGCTCCTCGCTTCTGGGAGCACTGATCACCAGCGTCGTCTACTTCCTCTACTACGCCCTGATGATCGGCAACTTCGGAAAGACAGTGGCCGGCATGATCCTCGGCATCCAGGTGATCGGCACAGACGGCTCACCGGCCACCATCGAACAGGGATTCAGGCGCTCTGCGTGGACCCTTCTGGGCATTGTCCCGGTAGCCGGAGGCCTGGCGCAGATCGGACTCGTGATCTGGGGTCTGGTGAACCTGTTCAACGACCCGTTGCGCCAGACGCCATGGGACAAGTTCGGCGCAACGATGGTTGTCGACGGCTGA
- a CDS encoding glycine--tRNA ligase, which translates to MSAEANPELFDKIVNLTKRRGFVYPSAEIYGGFRSTYDYGPLGVLLLRNVKDAWWQSIVQERGDIVGLDASILSPPQVWEASGHLANFTDPLVDCTNCKNRFRLDKLDDPEQCPSCGKRGTFTEPRQFNLMFETQAGPVQDASATAFLRPETAQGMFINFKNVIDTTRVRPPFGIAQIGKSFRNEITPGQFVFRTREFEQMEMEFFCHPDESAHWYEYWCEHRFQWYLDHGMPADRLRLRAHDDDELSHYSSGTSDVEYLFPWGWDELEGIANRGDYDLSQHAEHSGERLEWFDQASGDRWVPHVIEPAAGATRTAMAFLMAAYDEEEVRGEKRVVLRFHPSIAPYKVAVLPLSKKPELGGPASELATELRKHFMCDYDETQSIGRRYRRQDELGTPFCVTYDFDTLEDQAVTVRERDSMEQDRVPIAGVVDYLSERLA; encoded by the coding sequence ATGTCTGCCGAGGCCAACCCCGAGCTGTTCGACAAGATCGTCAACCTGACCAAGCGGCGCGGGTTCGTCTACCCGTCCGCGGAGATCTACGGCGGATTCCGCTCCACCTACGACTACGGGCCACTCGGAGTACTGCTGCTGCGAAACGTCAAGGATGCCTGGTGGCAGTCGATTGTGCAGGAGCGGGGCGACATCGTCGGCCTCGACGCGTCCATCCTGTCGCCGCCACAGGTATGGGAGGCCTCCGGCCACCTCGCCAACTTCACGGACCCGCTGGTGGACTGCACCAACTGCAAGAACCGGTTCCGCCTCGACAAGCTGGATGACCCCGAGCAGTGCCCGAGTTGCGGGAAGCGGGGCACGTTCACCGAGCCGCGACAGTTCAACCTGATGTTCGAGACCCAGGCCGGTCCGGTGCAGGACGCGTCGGCAACTGCGTTCCTGCGCCCCGAGACGGCCCAGGGCATGTTCATCAACTTCAAGAACGTGATCGACACCACACGGGTGCGTCCGCCGTTCGGGATCGCGCAGATCGGCAAGTCTTTCCGCAACGAGATCACGCCCGGGCAGTTCGTGTTCCGCACCCGTGAGTTCGAGCAGATGGAGATGGAGTTCTTCTGCCATCCCGACGAGTCGGCACATTGGTACGAGTACTGGTGCGAGCACCGCTTCCAGTGGTACCTCGACCATGGGATGCCGGCTGATCGGCTGCGCCTGCGGGCCCACGACGACGACGAGTTGTCGCACTACTCGTCAGGCACCTCTGATGTGGAGTACCTGTTCCCCTGGGGATGGGACGAGCTCGAGGGCATCGCCAACCGTGGCGACTACGACCTGAGCCAGCACGCTGAGCACTCCGGTGAGCGCCTTGAGTGGTTCGACCAGGCTTCCGGTGACCGGTGGGTGCCCCATGTGATCGAGCCTGCTGCGGGGGCCACCCGCACGGCGATGGCATTCCTGATGGCGGCGTACGACGAGGAGGAGGTGCGCGGCGAGAAGCGTGTCGTTCTGCGCTTCCATCCGAGCATCGCGCCCTACAAGGTGGCCGTACTGCCGCTGTCCAAGAAGCCCGAGCTCGGCGGACCTGCCTCGGAGCTGGCCACGGAGCTGCGCAAGCACTTCATGTGTGACTACGACGAGACCCAGTCGATCGGGCGCCGCTACCGCCGCCAGGACGAGCTGGGCACGCCGTTCTGTGTGACCTACGACTTCGACACGCTCGAGGACCAGGCTGTCACGGTGCGCGAGCGCGACTCCATGGAGCAGGACCGGGTGCCGATCGCGGGCGTAGTCGACTACCTGAGCGAGCGGTTGGCCTGA